Below is a window of Terriglobales bacterium DNA.
TCCGGCGGATGCAGAAGGACGGCCGCATCAAACGCGCTATGGTGGTGGACTGCGATGTACATCAGGGAAATGGTACGGCGGCGATCTTCGGCAACAAGCAACAGGTTCACCGCCAGTTGCCTTCGTGGGGAGCACCAGTCGAGCCCACACAGAGCAAGGTGAACGAGGGAGAAACAGATGTCTTTACCATCTCGCTTCACCAGGCGAATAACTATCCGCCGATCAAGCCGCCTTCATCGATCGACGTGAATCTTCCCGACCATACGACAGACGATCAGTATCTCGGCTGGCTGGATAACGCACTTTCAAGCGCATTGAGGCAGTTCACCCCGGACCTGCTCTGTTATGTAGCGGGCGCCGATCCTTATAAAGAGGACCAACTCGGTGGACTGGACCTGACCATTGACGGGCTCAAGCGGCGGGACGACCTCGTGTTTCAGATGGCTATGGCACGAGAAATTCCCGTCATGGTCACGTTTGCCGGCGGTTACGCTTACAACGTAGAGGACACCATCACCATCCACTGCAACACCATCAAGGCTGCCTGCGACGCCGTTCGTGCTGAGAATGCGGGCAAATTTCAGTCCAAGTAGAATGCGACATTTTGTCTCACTCTGAAATGGCTGACTGCGCCAGACTGTCTTATTCCGAGCTAATCGCAAATTTCAACTAGCATGCAAATTTGTAACCCTTTTAAGGTCAACAACTTACATTTTCTCCTTTAGCTCTCGTCTGGCAGTGGGCGTGCCTATAGAGAGTGTCAGGAGCTCAGTGTATGTCTGCGAAGGCCAAGATTTACTTGGCTGCCGTGTATCTGGCAGGCGTCATTACAGCCGCCATGGCGGTATCGCAGTGGTCTGTTTCGGATCCGATCCGATTCGTCTCCTACCTTCTTATTGCTTTGCTTGCCTCGAGCCTGAAAGTCAGTCTCCCCGGGATCAACGGATCGATGTCCGTGAACTTCTTCTTCATTATCCTGGGTGTAATGGAACTGAGCCTTCCGGAGACCCTGATCATCGGCTGCGGAGCCACGCTGGTGCAGAGCCACTGGAAGGTGCATACCCGTCCGAAACTGGTACAGATCACTTTCAACCTGGCGAATATGTCGACCGCCATCGTGCTGGCGAGCACGGTGTTTAACGTGGTAGGCCAGTTCACGGGTCGCAACATGCCGTTGATGCTCGTGGCTGCTGCTTGCACTTACTTCGTTACCAATACCCTGCCAGTGGCCATCATCATCGCCTTCACCGAACAGAAAGCGTTCCGGAAGATTTGGGCCGAATGCTACTTCTGGTCTTTCCCGTATTACCTGGTTGGCGCTGCAATCGCCGGTTGTGTGAGCTACATCAACCGCTACGTTGGCTGGCAGACGTCGTTGCTGGCGTTACCGGTGATCTACTGGATCTACCGTTCTTATCGCCTTTATCTTGGGCGTCTCGAAGATGAGAAGCGCCATGTGGAGAACATGGCAGCGCTTCACCTGCGCACGATCGAAGCTCTGGCGCTCGCGATCGAAGCAAAAGACCACACCACGCACGACCACCTGCAGCGCGTACGTGTTTATGCGCTGGAAGTAGCGAAAGAACTGAACCTGAATCAGAAGGAAGTGGAAGCGCTCAGGGCTGCTTCGCTGCTGCATGATATCGGCAAGCTTGCGATCCCGGAACACATCATCAATAAGCCGGGCAAGCTGACACCGGAAGAATTCGAAAAGATGAAGATCCACCCGTTGGTCGGGGCGGAGATCCTGGAGCGGGTCAACTTCCCATATCCGGTCGTTCCCATCGTGCGAGCCCATCACGAGAAATATGACGGTTCGGGTTATCCATTTGGGCTAAAAGGGGAAGAGATTCCGATTGGCGCTCGCATTCTGGCTGCCGTGGATTGCCTCGACGCGCTTGCTTCCGACCGCCAATACCGGCGCGCCGTGCCGCTGCAGGAAGCCATGCAACAGGTAGCAAGGCAGGCGGGGAAGGCTTTTGATCCGCGCGTTGTCGATGTCCTGCAACGACGTTATGTCGAGCTTGAACATCTGGCGCAACAAAAAGTCGAGGTGGTTGAGAAGAAGATCCTCTCGACGGACGTGAAGATCGACAAGGGTGCCGCACCGGATGCTGGATTCGAGCAGACCAGGCAGGAAAACGCAGCGCCGGATGGAAGCTTCCTTACATCCATTGCCGCCGCGCGGCAGGAAGCGCAGACGCTCTTCGAACTCAGTCACGAACTCGGCAACTCGCTGAGCCTCGACGAGACGCTGTCGGTGCTATCCATACGTTTGCGCAAGTTGGTTCCGTTTGACTCGTTCGCGATCTACGTTTTGCGCGACGGGAAGCTGATCCCCGAACACGTGAGCGGCGACAATTTCCGCCTGTTCTCGTCGTTGGAGATTCCACTGGGACAAGGCTTATCCGGTTGGGTTGCGGCGAACCGCAAGCCGATCGTGAACGGTGATCCTTCGGTAGAGCCCGGATACCTGAACGATTCAACAAAGTTCAGTACGCTGCGCTCGGCGATTTCGGTTCCACTCGAAGGCGTCATTGGCGTGCTGGGCGTGCTTTCGCTCTACAAGGCCGAACCGGATGCATTCACGCAAGACCACCTCCGCATATTGCTGGCGATCAGCTCGAAGGTTGCGTTGTCGATTGAGAATGCGTTGAAGTACCAGCAGGCCGAAAGCTCAGCGACCACCGATTACCTCACCGGTCTTCCGAACGCACGTTCGTTGTTCCTGCATCTGGACCAGGAACTCGCACGCTGCCGCCGCACGAATGCGTCCGTGGCCGTGATGGTTTGCGACCTGGACGGCTTCAAGCAGATTAACGACAGGTTCGGTCACATTGAGGGCAACAAGGTCCTGAGAATCTTCGCAAACAAACTCCGGTCGGTTTGCCGTGAGTACGACTACGTGGCACGTATGGGCGGCGACGAGTTCATCATTATCGCTCCGGGTTTGACCCGCGAAGCCGCTGACGAAAAGGCGCTCATCCTCAACGAACTCGCCGTGGATTCAGGTCGCGAAGTATGCAAGCTCGACATCCTCTCGGTCAGCGTGGGAACCGCTTTCTTCAGCGAAGACGGCATGGATGCCGAACAGTTGCTCGCCGAAGCCGATCGCCGCATGTACATCGTGAAGCAAATTCATCACGAGAAGATGGAAACCGCACCTGAAGCCGGCACACGCTTCAGTTCGCTGATCAACTAGGGGCTCGGATTGGCACGGATCGCATTGCGTCATTTCGTCCGCATTCTCGTCACGGTTGTGATCGGGGGGATTTTTGCGGCGACACTGGTCCGCTATGCACCGGGATTCGAGTCGGATGAGCAAGCGCTCGATTCGCGCCTGTCAAACGAAAGCGTTCAGGCCCTGCGCAATGCACGAGCAGGCGAGCGGGACGTGTTCGCTTTCTACAAATCGTTTCTTGTCTCGGCGGCACATGGGGATTTCGGAACCTCACGCACGCTGAACCGACCAGTACGAGAACTGGTCTCCGAACGGCTTCCGGTGACAATGAGGTTGATTGGAACCGGACTCCTGCTGGGGTGGGCTCTGGCGCTGCTGTTCGCCGTCTCCGCCGTGATGGTTCGTTTTGCGCCATATGATGTGCTGACGACCGCGGTCTCCGGACTGATTCTCTGCGTGCCATCGGCCGTGCTGGGATTGATCTTCGTATTTGCGAATGCGCCGGCTTCGCTGGCCATCGGTCTGATCGTCTTCTCCCACGTGTTCCGCTACTGGCGCAACCTGCTCGACAAGAGCTACATGATGCCGCACATCGTGATGGCCCGGGCGAAGGGATTGTCTCCCGCTCGCATCCTGGTTTTTCACGTACTGCCGGTGAGTGCGGGACAGTTGTTGGCGGTCTGCGGTATTTCGGTGAGCATCGCGCTCGGTGCTGCCATTCCGGTGGAAGCTCTATGCGGAGTACCCGGAATCGGCCAATTAGCATGGCAGGCCGCTTTGGGAAGGGATCTGTCACTCCTGGTGACGCTGACATTTATCGTCACGATCGTGACTCTGCTGGCGAACACGGCGTCGGAGATTTTCGGCCAGGCGTTCAGGGTGCAGGAAGCATGAAACGCGTCCGGCAAATTTCGTGCGTGCTGTTGCTGCTGATCGTGGGAGCGAGCTTTGCAGCCGAGCTGCTGGCCTCAGCGAATTACGCTACTCAGTTCCGCGATGAGCTTCCGAACGCGGCGCCATCGCGACAGCACCTGCTCGGCACCGATGACCTCGGCCGTGACAGGTTCTCACGCGTCCTCTTTGGAACACGCGTGTCGCTGCTACTAGCTCCGGCGGCAGCGCTTCTTTCCACCTTGCTGGCGGCAGTCGTAGGGGCCCTTGCCGGGTATATCGGCGGACGCTGGGAAAAGCTCGCGATGGCGTCGGCTGACCTATTCCTCTCGCTACCGTGGCTGTTCCTTCTCCTCATGGTCAGGGCGATGCTGCCGCTGAACGTGTCGCCGTTCACGTCGGTGATGGTGACGTTTCTGTTGCTTGGACTCCTGGGATGGGCGGCATCTGCGCGGGTGCTTTGTGCGGGTGCGCGGTCGATCCGCAATTCCGATTTCGTATTGTTAGCGCGGGCCTCTGGTATCGGACGCCTTCGCGTGTTGTTCCGTCACGTGTTGCCGAACCTGAAGCCTGTGCTGCTGGCGCAGTTCTGGATCTCGATTCCGGTGTTCATCCTGAGCGAGGCGAATCTTGGCATCCTTGGACTTGGCGTGGCTGAGCCGCTGCCCTCCTGGGGAAGCCTGCTTCGTGAACTCGAGAATTTTGCGAATTTCGGCGGAGAGTACTGGCGGCTCGTTCCCCTGGTACTCCTGGTTATTACGGTTACGAGTTTTCAATTGGTGCTTTCCCGTACCGATGAGGTGTCAGCATGAAGCGCGCCCTTCGTCTGCTGAGCTGTGCGGCACTTGTGTTCGTCCTGGTGCTCTCGGCATTCGCCCAGGGCGGCGAACTTCGCTTTTGTATCAAGTCCGATCCGAAGACCTTCAATCCCGTCGCTGTGGCGGATGATGCTTCCGAAACAGTTCGCTACCTCACCGGGGGCGTACTGGTGCGGGTGAACCGGCAGACGCAGCAACTGGAGCCGGAACTGGCTACCTCGTGGAAGATCACCAACGCAGGGAAAACCATCACCTTCACACTGCGCCCGAATCAATATTTCTCCGATGGCACTCCGTTCACCGCGGAAGACGTTGCATTCACGGTGAAACAGCTAACCAATCCCAATCTGCACTCGCCTACCGGAGACGCGTTTCGATCGGGAACGGGAGACGTAACGAGCAAGATTCTGTCCGGCAACAAGATCAGCATTACCTTCCCGGGGGCGATTGCGGGTCTGGATAGGCTGTTTGACCAGGTTGCGATCATGTCTGCGAGGTCGCCGAAGAAAGAGAGAGCGGTGCTCGGCCCGTTTTTCCTCGCCGATCACAAGCCCGGCTCGTATCTCTATTTCCGCAAGAACAACAATTACTGGAAGAAAGATGCGCAAGGGCGCAAGTTGCCGCTGCTTGATGCCGTCAGGCTCGACATCCAACCGAACCGCGAGATCGAGGTCATGCGCTTCCGTCGCGGTGAAATTGATCTGATCAACAGCCTCGATTCCGATTTCTATGCAAAGCTTCAACAAGGTTCCGAGGCGCAGGTCCGCGACGCCGGTGCATCGCTCGATTCCGAGCAACTTTGGTTCAACCAGGTGCCGGGAGCTCCCATCGCCGATTACAAGAAAGCATGGTTCAAGTCGCAAAACTTCCGGCGGGCTGTAGCGCTTTCCATCAACCGTGCAGACCTGGTGCGAATCGTCTTTGGTGGACACGCGCAAGCTGCAATCGGTCCGACTTCGCCCGCAAACAAATTCTGGTTCAACACCAAACTCAAGGCGCTTCCTTACGACACGCAACTTGCGCTCAACCTGTTGAAGCAGGATGGATTCCAGTTACAGGGCGGCACGCTGAAAGATGCGCAAGGACGGACCGTGGAGTTCTCCATCGTTACGAACTCCAGCAGCAAGCCGCGCGAGCGCATGGCGACGATGATTCAACAGGACCTGTCCAGGATCGGCATCAAGGTGAACGTCGTGACGCTGGATTTTCCCTCAATGATCGAACGCATCACCGCGAAGTTCAATTATGAGGCGGCGATCCTCGGATTCATCAACACCGAGATGGATCCAAATTCGCAGATGACGGTGTGGCTGAGCAGCGGCGAGAATCACGCGTGGAATCCGAATCAAAAGTCGCCTGCGACCGCGTGGGAAGCCGAGATGGACAAGTTGATGCAGGCGCAGACGCAATCACCGGATCCGAAGAAGCGCAAAGCTGCTTGGGACCGGGTACAGGAGATCGTTTACGAGCAGCAACCGATGATCTACCTGGTGAACAAGAATGCGCTTTCGGCCGTGTCGTCGAATCTCGTGAATGCCGCGCCGGTGGTACTTCGTCCGCAGACGTATTGGAATATCGATCGGCTCTACCTGAAATCCGACGCTGACAGGAGCGGCAAATGAGCACTCCTCGCGATGTTCCTTTACTGTCGGTCTCGCTTAGCGTCGGCTATCGGAACAAACCGGCTGTGTTGAAATCCGCCTTCCTTGAAATGCGTCAGGGCGAAGTGCTCGGATTAATCGGCCAGAGCGGATCAGGGAAGAGCACGCTGGCGCTCTCCATTCTGCGGCTGCTGGAAATGAAGGGCGGACATGTGAGCGGGAGTGTCTTCTTCCAGGGGAGTGATCTACTCAAGCTGAAAGAATCGCAAATGCGCAAGCTGCGCGGCAGCGATATCGGCTTAGTGCTGCAAAGCCCGTTGTCATCGCTGAACCCGGCGCTTCGGATTGGCAGCCAATTGATGGAAGCTTGGAAGGCGCATGCCTCCGGCCCGCGCGAAGAAGGTCTAAACCGGATCAAGGATGTGTTCGCGAGCGTGAGCCTGCCGTCCGAAGAGGAGTTCCTGAGACGCTATCCCTCGCAGTTGAGCGTAGGGCAGGCGCAGCGAGTGCTAATCGCGATGGCGGTGCTTCATCGTCCGGCGCTGTTGATCGCCGATGAGCCAACGAGTGCCCTTGATGTCATTACCCAAGCTGAGATTCTCCAGCTGTTTCGCCAGCTCAACCGTGAACTCGGCACCGGCATTCTTTATATCTCACATGATTTGCTTTCAGTCGCATCTGTCTGCGACCGCATCGCCATTCTGAATTCGGGAGAGATCGTGGAATGCGGTGCCACTGGGCAGATCTTCAATCGTCCGGCGCATCCTTACACGCGCAAGCTGATTGACGCATTGCCCGAAAAACCGGCAATTCCGGACGAGCGCCGGTACCGCGCCATGCTCAGGCCGCAGGCAATTACGATTCAATAGTCTGGATTATTTCTTTTCGCAGGCACCCGGCCCGCCGCGAAGCCCTCAAGTTGAGCCTGCGGAGCCGCAGTTGTTGCGCGAAGACCACTGCTCGCCACGCCATCCGCGTCCAACACTCGCGCCCACGGAATAGGTGGAGAACATCTCTTCCAGGTCGCCGCTACCGCAGTTGGGGCAACTCGCCCTCTGGCTCCCCATTACGAGTGCCTCAAACGGGCGTTTACACTTCTTACAGGTGTATTCGAAAATTGGCATAGAAGCGTTGTACGTAGACATTTTAGATGGAACCCGAGGCCCCAATCAAAACCGCGCACACAGCCATGAGTGACGGCCAACCTTGTCCTGATACTTTTGTGCCGCGGCGTTTCCTTTCCGGGGGACACCTCCAGACCCTCGTCAGCCATATTCTGCCCCGGAAGAACGGCTTAAGTGCGCCAGAGGAGCGACTTTTCCAAGTCGACACCGATGTCCAGGTGCTCTGCCATTGCCATTGGCAGCCTGATCGGGCACAGCGGACCACGATCATCATCGTCCACGGTCTCGAGGGATCAAGCGAGTCTCAATACGTCGTCGGCACCAGCAACAAGGCCTGGGACCTCGGCATGAACGTGGTGCGCATGAACATGCGCAATTGCGGCGGCAGCGAGAAACTTACGCCCACTCTCTACAACTGCAGCATGTCGGGCGACGTCGGCGCCATCGTACGAACTCTCATCGAAGGTGACGGACTGCAGTCAATCGCGCTCGCCGGATTTTCCATGGGCGGCAACCTTGTCTTGAAGTTGGCGGGCGAGTGGCACACTGACGCTCCTCGTCAACTTGCGGCTGTGACTGCGGTGTCGCCGATCATCGACCTGAGCCCCTCTTCAGCGGCTCTACACGACTGGCAGAACCGTCTTTACGAGTACCGGTTCCTCCGCGATCTGCACGATAGCGTCAGCCGGAAAGCGAAACTGTACCCGGACCGCTACAAGACGTATCCGGTGTTCTCGATCCGTTCGCTGCGTGAGTTTGACGACAAGATCACCGCTCCGCACGGCGGTTTCAAGGATGCCGAAGATTACTACCACCGCGCGGGTTCAGCGCAAGTGGTACATCGCATAGCGGTTCCTACGTTGATCATCCATTCTCTCGATGACCCGTTTATCCGGCTGACTCATGAGACGCGCAGCAAGATACTTGCGAACCCACACATTCGGTACTTGGAGACGCGACACGGTGGTCATTGCGCTTTCCTTGCCCAAGCCGACGGATACGATGGACGTTGGGCGGAGAGAACACTGCTTGAATTCGTTCGTGAATTTGCGGCGTAGAACCGATACCATGACTTCATCGCATGCAAGCAGAAATCTCCGTTGAACTTGGCGCTGACGATCCCACATTGGCTGTTCCGTGGTCCCATCCCGAATCGCAGTACAGCTACATCGATCTCCGACGATTTCCCGAACAGCTCGAATCTGTCGCGGAAGCTCGAGAGTTTTCGGAGCTGAAGGAGTTTTTGCAGGCGTTGAACGCGAGTAATTCCGCGCTACAAACCGCAAAATGTGACGCGTGGTTCAGTGAGGAAATCACCGAGGAGGAAGCGATCTTCGGTGCCTCATGCAAATTCGGCTCTTACGTCGACGCATTCTTCCAGGTTCTCACGCCACGGTATTCGTTTCCGCTGCATGAAGCATTCGGAAGCCGGCTCGTGGAGCTGCTGAAACGAGCTCCAGAGATTCAAGCGTCCTTCGAAGGAATCATCCGCCGGGGACATTTCGAGAACGGCGGCGACGTCAAGGAGGGTTTCTATTACACCCTCTACGTATTTGGATACGGCGACGAGCAGGTGGAAGCACGGCAATCCTGGGGCATCGCGTTACGGCTGCTATCGAATGCGTTACTGCAGATTTCCTCGATCTAAAGAAATTCTATCGTGATGCGAATGTGTAACATCGAATGGAGCTCAGGGAGAGGATCACAAGAGTGACAGCTACCCAAAGCCAAACACCTTCGCGCGTTATGGTATTGCTGGCGTTCATCGCCATCTACGTAATCTGGGGTTCCACTTATCTTGCGATCCGTTACGCTGTGGAAACCATTCCGCCGCTAATGACTGCCGCGGCACGTCATCTCACTGCCGGAAGCATTCTGTTCGTTTGGGCGTGGAGTCGCGGCTTTCGCCCGACACGTACCCATTGGATTGCTGCCGTGAAGATCGGGGCTCTCTACTTCCTGGTTGGCCACGGGCTACTGCACTGGGCAGAGCAACACGTGGCTTCCGGACTCGCGGCGCTGCTGATTGCGACTGAGCCGATGATCATCGCGGCGCTGGCTGTTATGGCCGGGCAGGAGCGCCTGACGTTTCCGACGGTGATGGGCATGCTTCTGGGCCTGCTTGGTGTGGGAGTATTGATGGGCGGTGGCGCTTTACATGGATCGGCGGAACTCGCCGGCATCGTCGCCGTGCTGCTCAGTGCCGTGGCGTGGTCGGTTGGCGTTCATTTCTCACGCCGGGTTGCTTTGCCGGAAGACTCGCTGGCTGCATCGGCCATGACGTTGCTCTGCGGATCCGCTCTGCTATGGGTAGTTGCGTCCCTTACCGGCGAGTTCACAGACGTTCACACAAGCCAGGTCAGCATGCGATCAGTTCTTGGTCTTCTATACCTGATCTTCTTCGGAACTATCATCGCGTTTACCTCTTACACATGGTTGCTGTCGCACACGTCGGCGACTGTCGTTTCCACACACACCTATGTCAACCCGGTGGTGGCGGTTCTGCTCGGATGGGCGCTGGCAGGCGAGCCGTTAAATGCGCGAGTGATCATCGCAGGGACCGTGATTCTCGGCTCTGTCGTATTGATCCGAAGAGGCACCCGGGCGCGACAAGTGTCAGAGGAACTGGCGGCTTGTGAACAGTGATTCCTGGCTGCCGGCGAGCCAGTCGTCTGGTGTATTCTTGATGGAGACCGCAAGGGCCCGTAGCTCAATTGGATAGAGCATCAGCCTTCTAAGCTGAGGGTTGCTGGTTCGATCCCAGCCGGGCCTACCATCTCTTAAGTTTGACCTTTCGTGACTGCTTCCTGGTTACCTTCAACTCATCATCATCCCGCTGCGATAAGTAACTCGCTTGACACTACAAAGACTCTGGAAGATAGTCTGCATAGGGCAGTATCCCCCGCTGCCATTCGCGTACTCCTATGGCGAAACGTACTGAACCTCGTCTTTCGAAAAAAGCTGAAATTCGCGTATTCGGAATGGATTCGAAAGGTCACCCGATCAACTTGCCGGCAAAGACCGTGGACATCAGCATGCACGGAGCTCGGATCTCCGGGGTGAACTGCTGGGACTATCCCGGCGAAACCGTGGGCATTCGCTGTGGGACGGAAAAAGCTCGTTACCGCATCGTGTGGGTTGGTTTACCCGGAACGCCGCTGGAGGGACAGATCGGAGTAACGTGCGTCGATACGGGCAAGTACATCTGGGATGTGACGCCTCCGACAGCGGAACCACAGCCGTCCGAAACGCCGCTACCAGTCCCGCTGAGAAGCGTGGGCAACAAGATAGGGCTGGCGCCAGCTGCCACGCACTACGATGATCATCGCCGGAAGGCCGAGAGGTTCGTGGTAAATGGCGGCGCAAACGTCCGGGAAGTAGGTAAGAACATACCGCAGTGGACCACCATTCACGACCTGAGCTCCGGTGGATGCTATGTAGAAACCACGGCGCCGCTTCCGGAGCAAACGCGTGTGGATGTCACCATCCAGGTAGGCGACATAAAGATCGATTTGCGAGGCATCGTCACGGTGAAGCATCCGCTGGTTGGGATGGGGATCCGATTTACCGAAATGTCGCCGTTGAACCGCGACCGCTTGCGCCATCTGATCGGTAGCTTGGAGCACGCCGAGGGACACGCAGCGGGAACCGGCTTCTAACTTATTTCGTCGCGGCGATTTCTTCCAACGCCTTCGCAATCACCAGGCACTGAGCGCGCAACCTCTGCAACGTGCTATTCATGCCATTCACTTTTTCGACCAGGCCTCGTGCTTCCGCCACATGCAGTATGGCGGCGCACTCTTCCTGCATGCGGTTCGCATATTGCAGCAGGTACGCAAGCGCGTCGGCGTGTGGCTTCCAGAGATACGCTGAATGCTGCCGTTGCCTGAACTCCTCCAGCTCCAGTAGCATGCGCGCGTAAACGGCCACGGAGTTGGCGATAGCCTGCGCGTAATCTCCGCGAAAACTTTTTTCTCCACGAAACTCGGCGCGGAACGCTTCCACCTCAGTCGTCGAAAGCGGCAGGTTCCCATTGCGCATCGGATAAACGTTAGCGGCTTTGGCATCGGCGGCCAGCACGAAATTGCGAATGGACTCGACCATGCTGCGTAGCTTGCCTTCCTCCACTGTTCGGTCCAGGCTGCGGCCGATATCGGCGGCTGAGCCTCCGCCGACTGTTTGACGCGGAGCGGTTGCGGCCTGCGTGGCGGGATGCGGACGCTGCGCCAGTGGGCTTGCGGCGGCAGCACCGGCGCTTCCAGCAGTGCCGATCCGGCGGCTATCCACGGCTTTCTTGAACTTCGAAACTTTTCGCAATTGTTCCTGGGCGCGACCGTATTCTTTTTCGAGGATTTCCTCTTCCTGAACTTCCGACAACTGTTTCACCGTAACGTCGCCTTCCACCCGTGCCATGATGCTTCCGCCGGCCTGCTGCACGGAACTGGCGAACTGCTTGATACTTCGCGTGGCTTCCCGGAACAATTCATCAAAATGATTGCCGATAAACACGTTGTATTCGGCCATGGTCGCCAGAACTCGAGGATGGTAAAAAGACGCGCCAAAGCGAAGCTTGATATCCCGTACCCGCTGCATAACGCCGGAGTCCATCAACTTGTCGAAATGACGAATGTCTTCCACTTCCTGCCGGATAAACGGAAACTCGCGGACTAGTTGCCGATGTTGGTCGGGTAACGGCGGCACCCCTTGAAGTCCCAGGATGGTGTAGATCTCCTGTTCAAACGGCGAGGGCGATTCTTCCGACCACTCATCGGCCGAGCGCAGCGGGAGCTTGAGATTCCGAAAGAGGAACGTGATCGTGAAGTCGGCCTTATCGCGGTCGCTCTCGTCGCTGGAGTGCTTCTGGTAGAAATAGCGGAGGAGGGCTTCGGCGCTTTCCTTGCGGGTACCGTCTTTCAAACCGTCGCGGATCATGACCGGTGCAATCGCCATATCCAGCAAAGCTAGCCATCGGCTGAGCTGGTCCACGGATTGGATGATCTTGTCCTTGCCGCCGACGGCGCCCTGAATGTCGTAAGGCACCGGAACGTCAAAGCCTAGTTTTTCCTGCAAAAGCGAAACATAGAAGCCATGCACGGCCGCCATATCAAGCAATTGCTGCAATGGATTGTCCATTACGGGGTCTCCTGGACGTTAAAGCGAGCAAATCGGAGGGATATCGACTTGCGAAGTTTATTCCAGCGTAAACACAGGTCGCAAGCGCAAATGGCAAAGGGCAGGCGGATGCCTGCCCTTTAGTGGATCAAACGCACTAATTAAGGAACTGAACACCCAACAGATCGCCGTCGCAGACACGTACTTCGACATTCAACACTTGCTGCACGTGGCCGGACTCCACAACTTTAATCTCGATTCGGGTGCCCGGCTGAAACCGCGCACGCAAAGTTGTCTCCGCCAACCGGATCTGCATCCCGCCGGCGGCTACTTTCTCAACGCGCCCGATGTCCACGCCGCTCTCATCAACGGCTCTGACGTTCTCATTCGTATCGAATCTTTCGAACCTGCGACGTCCCCGATCTGGATTCGTCTCGCTCATGTTATTTGCCGCCCATCACCAGCTTGGCGATAGTGGAAAGCTGCATGTTTGACGTCCCTTCGTAAATCTTGCCGATTTTCGAGTCGCGGAAGTACTTCTCGACAGGGTAATCCTTAGTGAAGCCGTATCCGCCATAGATCTCGAGCGACAGCGACGTGACCCGCTCCGCTACCTGCGACGCGAACAGCTTGGTCATGGCAGCTTCTTTCACGAAATTCATCCCCGCGTCTTTCATGCGGGCCGCGTTGTAAACCATCATGCGCGCGGCTTCGATCTCGGTCGCCATCTGGGCGATCTGGAACTGAATTCCCTGGAAGTTCGAGATTGCCTGTCCGAACTGCTTGCGTTCCTGCGCGTACTTCACAGCATATTCCCATGCGCCGCGCGCAACGCCGAGCATCTGCGCACCGATGCCGATGCGACCTTCGTTCAAGGTTTCGATTGCGATCTTGTATCCTTTACCAACTTCGCCTAGGACGTTCTCCTTCGGAACTTTGCAGTCTTCCAGGATCAGTTCGCAGGTGCTGGAAGCGCGAATGCCAAGCTTGTCTTCTTTTTTGCCGACCGTGAAGCCAGGGAAGTCCTTCTCGACGATGAACGCCG
It encodes the following:
- a CDS encoding ABC transporter substrate-binding protein translates to MKRALRLLSCAALVFVLVLSAFAQGGELRFCIKSDPKTFNPVAVADDASETVRYLTGGVLVRVNRQTQQLEPELATSWKITNAGKTITFTLRPNQYFSDGTPFTAEDVAFTVKQLTNPNLHSPTGDAFRSGTGDVTSKILSGNKISITFPGAIAGLDRLFDQVAIMSARSPKKERAVLGPFFLADHKPGSYLYFRKNNNYWKKDAQGRKLPLLDAVRLDIQPNREIEVMRFRRGEIDLINSLDSDFYAKLQQGSEAQVRDAGASLDSEQLWFNQVPGAPIADYKKAWFKSQNFRRAVALSINRADLVRIVFGGHAQAAIGPTSPANKFWFNTKLKALPYDTQLALNLLKQDGFQLQGGTLKDAQGRTVEFSIVTNSSSKPRERMATMIQQDLSRIGIKVNVVTLDFPSMIERITAKFNYEAAILGFINTEMDPNSQMTVWLSSGENHAWNPNQKSPATAWEAEMDKLMQAQTQSPDPKKRKAAWDRVQEIVYEQQPMIYLVNKNALSAVSSNLVNAAPVVLRPQTYWNIDRLYLKSDADRSGK
- a CDS encoding ABC transporter ATP-binding protein translates to MSTPRDVPLLSVSLSVGYRNKPAVLKSAFLEMRQGEVLGLIGQSGSGKSTLALSILRLLEMKGGHVSGSVFFQGSDLLKLKESQMRKLRGSDIGLVLQSPLSSLNPALRIGSQLMEAWKAHASGPREEGLNRIKDVFASVSLPSEEEFLRRYPSQLSVGQAQRVLIAMAVLHRPALLIADEPTSALDVITQAEILQLFRQLNRELGTGILYISHDLLSVASVCDRIAILNSGEIVECGATGQIFNRPAHPYTRKLIDALPEKPAIPDERRYRAMLRPQAITIQ
- a CDS encoding alpha/beta fold hydrolase encodes the protein MPRRFLSGGHLQTLVSHILPRKNGLSAPEERLFQVDTDVQVLCHCHWQPDRAQRTTIIIVHGLEGSSESQYVVGTSNKAWDLGMNVVRMNMRNCGGSEKLTPTLYNCSMSGDVGAIVRTLIEGDGLQSIALAGFSMGGNLVLKLAGEWHTDAPRQLAAVTAVSPIIDLSPSSAALHDWQNRLYEYRFLRDLHDSVSRKAKLYPDRYKTYPVFSIRSLREFDDKITAPHGGFKDAEDYYHRAGSAQVVHRIAVPTLIIHSLDDPFIRLTHETRSKILANPHIRYLETRHGGHCAFLAQADGYDGRWAERTLLEFVREFAA
- a CDS encoding EamA family transporter → MTATQSQTPSRVMVLLAFIAIYVIWGSTYLAIRYAVETIPPLMTAAARHLTAGSILFVWAWSRGFRPTRTHWIAAVKIGALYFLVGHGLLHWAEQHVASGLAALLIATEPMIIAALAVMAGQERLTFPTVMGMLLGLLGVGVLMGGGALHGSAELAGIVAVLLSAVAWSVGVHFSRRVALPEDSLAASAMTLLCGSALLWVVASLTGEFTDVHTSQVSMRSVLGLLYLIFFGTIIAFTSYTWLLSHTSATVVSTHTYVNPVVAVLLGWALAGEPLNARVIIAGTVILGSVVLIRRGTRARQVSEELAACEQ
- a CDS encoding PilZ domain-containing protein; protein product: MAKRTEPRLSKKAEIRVFGMDSKGHPINLPAKTVDISMHGARISGVNCWDYPGETVGIRCGTEKARYRIVWVGLPGTPLEGQIGVTCVDTGKYIWDVTPPTAEPQPSETPLPVPLRSVGNKIGLAPAATHYDDHRRKAERFVVNGGANVREVGKNIPQWTTIHDLSSGGCYVETTAPLPEQTRVDVTIQVGDIKIDLRGIVTVKHPLVGMGIRFTEMSPLNRDRLRHLIGSLEHAEGHAAGTGF
- a CDS encoding PilZ domain-containing protein; this encodes MSETNPDRGRRRFERFDTNENVRAVDESGVDIGRVEKVAAGGMQIRLAETTLRARFQPGTRIEIKVVESGHVQQVLNVEVRVCDGDLLGVQFLN